A region from the Helcococcus ovis genome encodes:
- a CDS encoding polysaccharide lyase 8 family protein — translation MRTKTIVKNKTIASFMAFILIFTTIFNVGNISNAEKNTTKNDELIKNGDFEKTSNDSNQKDWTGTQASDWQVYIPNDLKEKDTYKSKKYTAKVNNDKKLELSSPENFRMAVVQKGITIDPSKFYEFGYKVATKNKDGSVRIRIIEHLNDPSNSKAQNLLYSKDHFGTSDEKTFSKQYIPAKNVKNVDFEIWYEPKTGTAIFDNVYLKEINKPDLDKKLKEESEIKLPTNKKYLVRDFDAKYKITDESIAKYDNKVITALKPGSTDITVTKKDGKVEKLKLTITDPENNKFKDKLDLWEESVVANKKYDDADKYMKALKEKLDKEVANILSKKSDDTDYRTFWKDIDNYKVSSALTKSYRRLESLAKQINQPNSPYYQSPEAIKMVLEGMEWLYKTQYNDNTNVNGNWWDYEIGVPRAINNTLTLMWDYFSQELINKYTSPINLLVPDPTKFRVTTGNPFDALGGNLTDMGRAKIIAAFLREDETSLNETINALKKLYVQRENKEVVPCVPGKCEGFYKDGSYVDHTNVAYTGAYGNVVLDALSQLFPTIENKTEKSDLDVLYDIIYKSFSPIIFRGDLMDMLRGRSISRENGQSHVAAGEVVRGVLRIADATTDSNKKQKLLSLVKSWIEKDDFYNIENSLATYKDIDLMNKLKANQSIYGTEKTSLNVFTNMNKLIFKNIKKGFAIGLSMHSDTIKNYEYMNNENAKGWFTSDGTIYLYNGDVSHYSDNYWPTVDSYKLPGTTELTTKLEESPERKNNDPKSYEVLLKSKFSGATKLDEKFATAAMQFNNFNEKLKIKKAWFIMDDKIVFLGSDLQNNSSDEAITTIENRKVKSGELYNLIADGKKVDSLNNQKINKLLLENNVKNRNIGYMFLNGETINAYKEQRTGKWSDLRKASANTSFTNNFVTVTTNHNNSNKDYAYVMYPNISKSEFDKVSENNIKVLQNDNKIQAVKDVKNNVWGVVIYDDNTTFRIDENLTLKGKGVYTIRLLNETYTISTFNPETKKFKEKSIISNLSKTYIQKLSPVDYSTILELKLNKKSSGSDKNISNENNSTAGSDDSIRNDGSVVNNDNKSGNIIKDNQNINNSNNANPETGDDAKLNTLIIGISGMVTLFVINKKNLIK, via the coding sequence ATGAGAACAAAAACAATTGTAAAAAATAAAACCATTGCCTCATTCATGGCATTTATTCTTATATTTACCACTATATTTAATGTTGGAAATATTAGTAACGCCGAAAAAAACACTACCAAAAATGACGAATTAATAAAAAATGGAGATTTTGAAAAAACTTCTAATGATAGCAATCAAAAGGATTGGACTGGAACACAAGCTAGCGACTGGCAAGTCTACATTCCTAATGATTTAAAAGAAAAAGATACATATAAATCAAAAAAATATACAGCAAAAGTAAACAATGATAAAAAACTTGAACTTTCAAGTCCTGAAAATTTTAGAATGGCTGTAGTTCAAAAAGGTATTACAATTGATCCAAGTAAATTCTATGAGTTTGGATATAAAGTTGCTACAAAAAATAAAGATGGGTCTGTAAGGATTAGGATTATTGAACATCTTAATGATCCTTCAAACTCAAAAGCTCAAAATTTATTATATTCTAAAGACCATTTCGGAACTTCAGATGAAAAAACTTTTTCAAAACAATATATTCCTGCTAAGAATGTTAAAAATGTAGACTTTGAAATCTGGTATGAACCAAAAACAGGAACAGCAATATTTGATAATGTTTATCTAAAAGAAATCAACAAACCAGATTTAGACAAAAAACTTAAAGAAGAATCTGAAATAAAACTTCCAACTAATAAAAAGTATCTTGTAAGAGATTTTGATGCAAAATATAAAATAACTGATGAAAGTATTGCAAAATATGATAATAAAGTTATTACTGCATTAAAGCCAGGTTCTACAGATATTACAGTTACAAAAAAAGATGGAAAAGTTGAAAAACTAAAATTAACTATTACAGATCCAGAAAATAACAAATTTAAGGATAAACTTGATTTATGGGAAGAATCTGTAGTTGCAAATAAAAAATACGATGATGCTGATAAATACATGAAAGCATTAAAAGAAAAGTTAGATAAAGAAGTTGCAAATATATTATCTAAAAAATCTGATGATACTGACTACAGAACATTCTGGAAAGATATTGATAACTACAAAGTTTCAAGTGCTTTAACAAAATCATATAGAAGGCTTGAAAGCTTAGCAAAGCAAATTAATCAACCAAATTCACCATATTATCAAAGTCCTGAAGCTATAAAAATGGTACTTGAAGGTATGGAATGGTTGTACAAAACACAATATAATGACAATACAAATGTAAATGGTAATTGGTGGGATTATGAAATAGGTGTTCCAAGAGCTATTAATAATACCCTAACACTAATGTGGGACTACTTCTCTCAAGAATTAATAAACAAATACACAAGCCCTATTAATTTACTAGTTCCGGATCCAACAAAATTTAGAGTAACAACAGGAAATCCTTTTGATGCTTTAGGTGGAAACTTAACCGATATGGGAAGAGCGAAGATTATAGCTGCATTCTTGCGAGAAGACGAAACTTCCTTAAATGAAACAATAAACGCTTTGAAAAAACTTTATGTTCAAAGAGAAAATAAAGAAGTTGTACCTTGTGTTCCAGGTAAATGCGAGGGATTTTATAAAGATGGATCATATGTAGATCACACAAATGTTGCATATACGGGAGCTTATGGAAATGTTGTATTAGATGCTCTTTCACAGCTATTCCCTACAATTGAAAATAAAACTGAAAAATCAGACTTAGATGTACTATATGACATAATTTATAAGTCATTTAGCCCTATAATCTTCAGGGGTGATTTAATGGATATGTTAAGAGGTAGATCAATTAGTCGTGAAAATGGTCAGTCACACGTTGCCGCCGGAGAGGTTGTAAGAGGCGTTTTAAGAATTGCTGATGCAACAACTGATTCAAACAAAAAACAAAAACTTCTATCACTTGTAAAATCTTGGATTGAAAAGGATGATTTCTACAATATTGAAAACTCACTTGCAACATACAAAGATATTGATTTAATGAATAAATTAAAAGCAAATCAATCAATTTATGGCACAGAAAAAACAAGTCTAAATGTATTTACAAATATGAATAAACTTATATTTAAAAATATTAAAAAAGGCTTTGCAATCGGATTAAGCATGCATTCTGATACAATTAAGAATTATGAATACATGAACAATGAAAATGCTAAAGGCTGGTTCACATCAGATGGCACAATTTACTTATATAATGGAGACGTTTCTCATTATAGCGATAACTACTGGCCAACAGTTGACAGCTACAAATTGCCCGGAACAACAGAACTTACTACAAAGCTTGAAGAAAGTCCTGAAAGAAAAAATAATGATCCAAAATCTTATGAAGTACTTTTAAAGAGTAAATTTTCTGGTGCAACAAAATTAGATGAAAAATTTGCAACAGCAGCTATGCAATTTAATAATTTTAACGAAAAACTAAAAATTAAAAAAGCTTGGTTTATAATGGATGATAAAATTGTATTTTTAGGATCTGATTTACAAAATAATTCTTCTGATGAGGCAATTACAACTATTGAAAACAGAAAAGTTAAATCTGGTGAGTTGTACAATTTAATAGCTGATGGTAAAAAAGTAGATTCATTAAATAATCAAAAGATAAATAAATTACTACTTGAAAATAATGTGAAAAATAGAAATATTGGATATATGTTCTTAAATGGTGAAACAATAAATGCATATAAAGAACAAAGAACAGGTAAATGGTCTGATTTGAGAAAAGCTTCTGCTAATACTAGCTTTACAAATAATTTCGTTACCGTTACAACGAATCACAATAATAGTAATAAAGACTATGCTTATGTAATGTATCCAAACATTTCAAAATCTGAATTTGATAAAGTTTCAGAAAATAATATAAAAGTTTTACAAAATGATAATAAAATTCAAGCTGTAAAAGATGTTAAAAATAATGTATGGGGTGTTGTAATTTATGACGACAATACAACATTTAGGATTGATGAGAATCTAACCTTAAAAGGCAAAGGTGTTTATACTATAAGATTATTAAATGAAACATATACTATTTCAACATTTAATCCTGAAACAAAAAAATTTAAAGAAAAAAGTATAATTTCAAATTTAAGTAAAACCTACATCCAAAAATTAAGTCCTGTAGATTATAGTACAATATTAGAACTTAAATTAAATAAAAAATCATCAGGTTCAGATAAAAATATTTCTAATGAAAATAACAGTACTGCTGGCAGTGATGATTCCATTAGAAATGATGGTTCCGTTGTAAATAATGACAATAAATCAGGAAATATAATTAAGGATAATCAAAATATAAACAATTCCAACAATGCAAATCCAGAAACCGGAGATGATGCTAAATTAAATACTTTAATAATTGGAATTTCTGGTATGGTAACATTATTTGTTATTAACAAAAAAAATTTAATTAAATAA
- a CDS encoding HD domain-containing protein, with amino-acid sequence MSFEKDLKFIILLENMKKIYRKTKIIGESRRENDAEHSWHIATMAMFLEKYSKNKIDVNKVIKMLLVHDLVEIFAGDTFAFDVNANKDKKNRELESMSKLKSHLDIYEAKMLENLWLEFEEKATSEAIYANAMDRLQPLISNVFAENGGTWKEGNVRLSQVLARASLIKDVNEEIYEFIYEKIIENVEKGNIVND; translated from the coding sequence ATGTCATTTGAAAAAGATTTAAAATTTATAATTTTATTGGAAAATATGAAAAAAATTTATAGAAAAACTAAAATAATTGGCGAAAGCAGGAGAGAAAATGATGCAGAACATTCATGGCATATTGCAACAATGGCAATGTTTTTGGAAAAGTATTCTAAAAATAAAATTGATGTTAATAAAGTAATCAAGATGCTTTTAGTTCACGATTTAGTTGAAATATTTGCAGGGGATACTTTTGCATTTGATGTAAATGCAAATAAAGATAAAAAGAACAGAGAATTGGAATCTATGTCTAAATTGAAATCTCATTTAGATATTTACGAAGCTAAAATGCTTGAAAATTTATGGCTAGAATTTGAAGAAAAGGCTACATCAGAGGCAATATATGCTAATGCCATGGATAGATTACAGCCTTTAATCAGCAACGTTTTTGCTGAAAATGGGGGAACATGGAAAGAAGGTAATGTTAGACTTTCTCAAGTTTTAGCTAGAGCTTCACTGATAAAAGATGTAAATGAAGAAATCTACGAATTTATATATGAAAAGATAATTGAAAATGTCGAGAAAGGTAATATTGTGAATGATTGA
- a CDS encoding ClC family H(+)/Cl(-) exchange transporter: MFLKDNDKIKFLVSGTAIGIICGFMLTIYRLLVVLLQGKMQNLYIFARQNLLNAIIVLIFLAFLGFIVGILTYKEPMIGGSGIPQVMGQIKGLLTIKWQKVLPFKFIGGIIGLASGLTLGREGPSVQMGASVGQAYSELGKCKDEESKILISAGAAAGLSAAFNAPISGILFALEELHHSFNKYVFIAVTSSSIFANYVSGLMLGVDPVINLGKMTKLSPSLYSYLILMGLIIGLLAPIFTLSIYKLKDFYDNLTIPKYIQIIIPFILTGIIIIIFPNAFGSGEHFIFLPIKNNADGFKIFEIIIAKFILLIIAFSSGMPGGIFLPMLVLGSLIGNAFGQTLVMFGIIDSNYIVLFSSIAMAANFAAIVRSPLTGIILLLELTGSFTFFLPISVVVLTSYMVVELINLKPIYSGLLEKMYAKINNLNSL; the protein is encoded by the coding sequence ATGTTTTTAAAAGATAATGACAAAATTAAATTTCTTGTTTCCGGTACTGCAATTGGTATAATTTGTGGATTTATGCTTACAATTTACAGGTTATTGGTAGTATTGTTGCAAGGAAAAATGCAAAATTTATATATTTTTGCAAGACAAAATTTATTAAATGCAATCATAGTTTTGATTTTTTTAGCATTTCTTGGTTTTATAGTAGGGATTCTTACATATAAAGAACCTATGATTGGAGGATCTGGAATTCCTCAAGTTATGGGACAAATTAAAGGATTACTGACAATAAAATGGCAGAAAGTCCTTCCTTTTAAGTTCATAGGTGGAATAATCGGACTTGCAAGTGGTTTAACTTTAGGTAGAGAAGGTCCTTCAGTGCAAATGGGTGCAAGTGTTGGACAAGCATATTCAGAGCTTGGGAAGTGCAAAGATGAAGAATCCAAAATATTAATATCGGCAGGAGCAGCGGCTGGTTTATCCGCAGCATTCAACGCTCCTATTTCAGGGATATTATTTGCTTTAGAAGAGTTACATCACAGTTTCAACAAATATGTATTTATTGCCGTTACTTCTTCATCAATTTTTGCAAATTATGTTTCAGGACTTATGTTAGGAGTAGACCCTGTAATAAACTTAGGAAAAATGACAAAGCTCAGCCCTTCATTATATTCTTATTTGATTTTAATGGGATTAATAATCGGACTGCTTGCTCCGATATTTACACTTTCAATATACAAATTAAAAGATTTTTACGACAACCTAACTATTCCAAAATATATACAGATTATAATTCCTTTTATTTTAACTGGTATTATAATAATAATATTTCCTAATGCTTTTGGCTCAGGAGAACATTTTATATTTTTACCTATTAAAAACAATGCTGATGGATTTAAAATTTTTGAAATTATTATCGCAAAATTTATACTTTTAATCATTGCTTTTTCATCAGGTATGCCGGGAGGAATATTTTTACCAATGCTAGTTTTAGGATCATTAATAGGGAATGCTTTCGGTCAGACATTAGTTATGTTTGGTATCATTGACAGTAACTATATTGTACTATTCTCATCAATTGCTATGGCGGCTAACTTCGCAGCCATTGTACGTTCGCCATTAACAGGCATTATTTTATTGTTAGAATTAACCGGATCTTTCACATTCTTCCTACCAATTTCAGTAGTTGTCCTAACTTCTTACATGGTAGTTGAATTGATAAACTTAAAACCTATTTATTCCGGATTACTTGAAAAAATGTATGCAAAAATTAATAATTTGAATAGTTTATAA
- a CDS encoding DUF1294 domain-containing protein produces MQPYISYYLFIINLIAILVTIYDKTTSKYFSKSRVRESVLLLISALGGSIFMYFTMKLIRHKTKHKKFMVGIPLIIIFQILVGIFLITQKVL; encoded by the coding sequence ATGCAACCTTACATTTCGTATTATTTATTTATAATAAATTTAATTGCAATTTTAGTTACTATTTATGATAAGACCACAAGTAAGTATTTTTCTAAAAGTAGAGTTAGGGAAAGTGTACTTTTATTAATTTCTGCTCTTGGAGGCTCGATATTTATGTACTTCACTATGAAGCTTATTAGACACAAGACTAAACATAAAAAGTTTATGGTAGGAATACCACTGATTATAATATTTCAGATTTTAGTAGGAATATTTTTGATTACACAAAAAGTCCTATGA
- a CDS encoding N-acetylmannosamine-6-phosphate 2-epimerase, which yields MLEKLRGKLIVSCQALPEEPLHSSFIMGRMAIAAKQGGAAGIRAQSVEDINEISKVVDLPIIGIIKKVYPDSPIHITASRKEVEDLLTTKCEIIALDATPRPRPNGDKLEDLLKLIHDNGRIAMADCSTYEECIEADKMGFDIVSTTLFGYTPYSVKLTGPDFETTKKIVENVKAFVIAEGKINTPEDLKKVYEYCKVDSAVVGTAITRPQDITKTFTRVL from the coding sequence ATGTTAGAAAAATTAAGAGGAAAGTTAATAGTTTCATGTCAGGCTCTACCTGAAGAGCCACTACATTCAAGTTTTATTATGGGAAGAATGGCAATTGCAGCAAAGCAAGGCGGTGCAGCAGGTATAAGGGCTCAATCAGTAGAAGATATTAATGAAATTTCAAAGGTAGTAGATTTGCCAATCATTGGGATTATTAAAAAAGTATATCCCGATTCGCCAATTCACATTACTGCAAGTAGAAAAGAAGTGGAAGATTTGCTTACAACAAAATGTGAAATTATCGCACTTGATGCAACTCCAAGACCTCGTCCAAATGGCGATAAACTTGAAGACTTATTAAAATTAATTCACGATAATGGTAGAATTGCGATGGCAGACTGCTCAACTTACGAAGAATGTATTGAAGCGGACAAAATGGGATTTGACATTGTATCCACAACACTTTTTGGTTATACTCCATATTCTGTAAAGTTAACAGGTCCAGACTTTGAAACAACAAAGAAAATTGTTGAAAATGTAAAAGCGTTTGTAATTGCCGAAGGGAAAATCAATACTCCCGAAGACCTGAAAAAAGTCTATGAATATTGCAAAGTAGACAGTGCTGTTGTAGGTACTGCAATCACAAGGCCTCAAGACATTACCAAAACATTCACAAGAGTATTATAA
- a CDS encoding ABC transporter ATP-binding protein — protein sequence MINIKNVSKEYISDGGIKINALSNISFNFEKGKFYSITGPSGSGKSTLLNIIALLLPFEKGEYFIDEINIKNFNDKKSSLFRNSFFGFVVQDYELLDSESAIFNIQLPSYIGKKSRAYINERSKKILDFLNIKDIKDKKVMNLSGGQKQRVAIARALMNSPKVILADEPTGALDYDNGLQVMNIFKDIVKNEGVTVIMVTHNQEFAKLADQMLTIKDGRLYTR from the coding sequence ATGATAAATATAAAAAATGTTAGCAAGGAATATATATCAGATGGAGGAATAAAAATAAATGCACTATCAAATATTTCTTTTAATTTTGAAAAAGGGAAATTTTACTCAATTACAGGACCTTCAGGTTCAGGGAAATCAACACTGCTAAATATTATTGCGTTATTATTACCTTTTGAAAAAGGTGAGTATTTTATTGATGAAATAAATATTAAAAATTTTAATGATAAAAAATCCAGTCTTTTTAGGAATTCATTTTTTGGCTTTGTTGTACAAGATTATGAATTATTAGATAGTGAAAGTGCAATATTTAATATTCAATTACCTTCATATATCGGAAAAAAGTCAAGAGCATATATTAATGAGCGAAGTAAAAAAATATTAGATTTTTTGAATATTAAAGATATAAAAGATAAGAAAGTTATGAATTTATCTGGAGGGCAAAAGCAAAGAGTTGCTATAGCTAGAGCTCTTATGAATTCACCGAAGGTCATATTAGCTGATGAACCTACAGGAGCCTTAGATTATGATAATGGATTACAAGTTATGAATATTTTTAAGGATATTGTAAAAAATGAGGGGGTTACAGTGATAATGGTAACTCATAATCAAGAATTCGCAAAACTAGCGGATCAAATGTTAACTATTAAAGATGGAAGATTATATACAAGATAA
- a CDS encoding ABC transporter permease, translated as MIDIKLSLQRLKKQIKYNKWVSLFLIISSVLCILFFTSLFVRYMPQFNNRRQNNTKYRFYSLIFSKSLTHEDFNSLEKKLPELDSLKITGVNSNEIVSNENNEKIYFSTYLSETNFINKVELKNSSIDRLSKLGKNEVLVPVSYNLKKDNKIIRKNGVDLKVVGYWQGVDFLVNFETFLKISEINQIVFRTKNVLSTEKLNELYRSLFNYPIQSMNSPIDVYQKDKDMSITVIVIINIIYALSIISYSSIFWIVIRFLEKDLRVYRIIGMTKKRIFIGILLDVFIFIILSTIIAFVIHELMWDSFFRKANNFLANNLQIQDYLFIFVLIMILSFVIISPYIYKLLKDIINKKKEID; from the coding sequence ATGATTGATATAAAACTATCTTTACAAAGATTAAAAAAACAAATTAAATATAATAAGTGGGTTAGTCTATTTTTAATAATTTCGTCTGTATTGTGTATTTTGTTCTTTACCAGTTTATTTGTTAGATATATGCCTCAATTTAATAACAGGCGACAAAATAATACAAAATATAGATTTTATAGTTTGATTTTTTCTAAAAGTTTAACTCATGAAGATTTTAATTCTTTAGAAAAAAAATTGCCGGAGTTAGATTCATTAAAGATCACAGGTGTTAACTCAAATGAGATTGTTTCTAATGAAAATAATGAAAAAATATATTTCTCAACATATTTATCGGAAACGAATTTTATAAATAAAGTTGAACTTAAAAATTCCAGTATTGATAGACTTTCTAAGTTGGGGAAAAATGAGGTTTTAGTGCCCGTTTCTTATAATTTGAAAAAAGATAATAAAATTATAAGAAAAAATGGAGTAGATTTAAAAGTTGTTGGATATTGGCAAGGGGTTGATTTTTTAGTAAATTTTGAAACATTTTTAAAAATTTCTGAAATAAATCAGATTGTCTTTAGAACTAAAAATGTATTGAGTACAGAAAAATTAAATGAATTGTATAGGTCTCTTTTTAATTATCCGATACAATCAATGAATTCACCCATAGATGTTTATCAAAAAGATAAAGATATGAGTATTACAGTTATTGTAATAATAAACATAATATATGCCCTTTCTATAATTTCTTATTCATCAATTTTTTGGATAGTAATAAGATTTTTGGAAAAAGATCTACGAGTATATAGAATAATTGGTATGACTAAAAAAAGAATATTTATCGGCATATTGCTAGATGTTTTTATTTTTATAATTTTAAGTACTATAATTGCGTTTGTTATTCACGAATTGATGTGGGATTCATTTTTTAGAAAAGCGAATAATTTTTTAGCAAATAATCTTCAAATACAAGATTATTTATTTATATTTGTTTTGATAATGATTTTAAGTTTTGTAATAATTTCTCCATATATCTATAAATTATTGAAAGATATAATAAATAAGAAAAAGGAGATAGACTAA
- a CDS encoding class C sortase has product MNKINKRKIIFYFLFVLGLMILLYPFVSQWFYTIQSNEEIRQFNRKVSELESNDIQNRLELARAFNSTLKVSALSDPYSKKQKEEGLKAYANMLRVQEKIGYIDIPKIDERLPIYAGTSESILQKGAGHLEGTSLPVGGENTHSVITAHRGLPTAKLFTDLDKMQKGDKFYIHVLSEVFAYEVDQILTVEPTNFDPVSVQKDKDYVTLLTCTPYMINSHRLLVRGHRVPYVAAIDDGIMNDAKPKDNYKIYLIISVLFILVLILHIYKKRKEIKIINNELKSVSDVVE; this is encoded by the coding sequence ATGAATAAGATAAATAAGAGAAAAATTATTTTTTATTTTTTATTTGTGCTGGGATTGATGATTTTGTTATATCCGTTTGTTTCACAATGGTTTTATACGATACAATCAAATGAGGAAATTAGACAATTTAACAGGAAGGTTAGTGAACTAGAGTCTAATGATATACAAAATCGTTTAGAATTGGCTAGAGCGTTTAATTCAACATTGAAGGTATCTGCATTATCGGATCCTTATTCTAAAAAACAAAAAGAAGAAGGATTAAAAGCTTATGCAAATATGCTTAGAGTGCAAGAAAAAATAGGATATATAGATATTCCTAAAATAGATGAAAGGTTACCCATATATGCTGGTACATCAGAAAGTATTTTACAAAAAGGTGCAGGTCATTTGGAAGGGACTTCTCTTCCGGTTGGTGGGGAAAATACCCATTCTGTAATAACTGCTCATCGTGGGCTTCCCACAGCTAAGTTATTTACTGATTTAGATAAGATGCAAAAAGGGGATAAATTTTATATTCATGTTTTAAGTGAAGTATTTGCATATGAAGTAGATCAAATTTTGACTGTAGAGCCTACAAATTTTGATCCGGTTTCAGTGCAAAAAGATAAAGATTATGTTACATTGCTGACTTGTACACCATATATGATAAATTCACATAGACTTTTAGTTAGAGGGCATCGTGTGCCTTATGTTGCAGCTATTGATGACGGAATAATGAATGATGCAAAACCAAAGGATAATTACAAGATATATTTGATTATTTCTGTATTATTTATATTGGTTTTAATTTTGCACATCTATAAAAAGCGAAAAGAAATAAAAATTATTAATAATGAATTGAAAAGTGTAAGTGATGTAGTAGAATAA
- a CDS encoding class C sortase, which yields MIIFLIGLLVLSYPIISRIYYRIEANEQIKDFDIEKKNLSNKEIDKRMKLARAFNDSLVNNVNHDPYDEKLKREGRQEYARMLEIHERIGHVEIPKIDTNIPVYAGTTENVLQIGAGHLEGTSLPIGGNSTHTVITAHSGLPTARLFSDLKSLEIGDKFYIHNIKETMAYQVDQIKVIDPSNFSDLLISQGHDYATLLTCTPIMINTHRLLVRGHRVFYVPAVEEKIIAEHAASHVYRYLFYGSLFLIFILIILIFLIRKKKKQAEKKLKSLNENIEKMENIQEEITNE from the coding sequence ATGATTATATTTTTGATTGGATTATTAGTTTTATCATACCCAATTATTTCAAGGATATACTATAGAATTGAGGCAAATGAACAGATTAAAGATTTTGATATTGAAAAGAAAAATTTATCAAATAAAGAAATTGATAAACGTATGAAATTAGCTAGAGCCTTTAACGATTCTCTTGTAAATAACGTAAATCACGATCCTTATGATGAAAAATTAAAAAGAGAGGGGCGTCAGGAATACGCAAGGATGCTAGAGATACATGAAAGAATAGGTCACGTAGAGATTCCAAAGATTGATACAAATATTCCTGTTTACGCTGGGACTACAGAGAATGTGCTACAAATTGGAGCGGGGCATTTAGAAGGCACATCTTTACCAATTGGTGGAAATAGTACACATACAGTTATAACTGCACATAGTGGATTGCCTACTGCAAGGTTATTTTCAGATTTGAAGAGTCTTGAAATAGGGGATAAATTTTATATTCATAATATTAAAGAAACAATGGCATATCAAGTGGATCAAATTAAAGTTATAGATCCTTCAAATTTTTCAGATTTGCTGATTTCACAGGGACATGATTATGCTACATTGCTTACATGTACGCCAATTATGATAAATACTCACAGGTTGCTGGTTAGAGGTCATAGAGTTTTTTATGTGCCTGCGGTTGAAGAAAAAATTATAGCAGAACATGCAGCAAGTCACGTGTACAGATATTTATTTTATGGTTCATTATTCTTAATATTTATATTGATTATATTAATATTTTTAATAAGAAAAAAGAAAAAACAAGCTGAAAAGAAATTAAAGTCACTAAATGAAAATATTGAAAAAATGGAAAATATTCAAGAGGAAATAACAAATGAATAA